In the genome of Quercus robur chromosome 3, dhQueRobu3.1, whole genome shotgun sequence, one region contains:
- the LOC126717783 gene encoding anthranilate synthase beta subunit 2, chloroplastic-like yields MASALSHSQLSLVQLKPSLFLTPKTLHKQNPCLFAHHNHQNQNQLSITTLPLKTRNWLVPKPKASLSSVPVQSNASSPISTKKSDSPIIVIDNYDSFTYNLCQYMGELGCFFEVYRNDEITVEELKRMNPRGILISPGPGTPQDSGISLQTVLELGPIVPVFGVCMGLQCIGEAFGGKVVRSPSGVMHGKSSLVYYDEKEEDSLFAGLSNPFVAGRYHSLVIEKESFPDDELVITAWTEDGLVMAARHKKYKHLQGVQFHPESIISTEGKTIVRNFVKQIERREAESQN; encoded by the exons ATGGCTTCTGCTCTATCGCATTCTCAACTCTCTTTGGTTCAACTTAAACCCTCACTCTTCTTAACCCCCAAAACCCTTCATAAACAAAACCCTTGCCTTTTTGCCCACCACAACCATCAGAACCAGAACCAATTGTCTATAACTACTCTACCTCTCAAAACAAGAAATTGGTTGGTCCCAAAACCAAAAGCTTCATTGAGTTCTGTCCCTGTCCAATCCAATGCCAGTTCTCCTATTTCCACCAAAAAATCCGACAGCCCAATTATCGTCATTGACAATTATGACAGTTTCACCTACAATCTTTGCCAG TATATGGGAGAGTTAGGATGTTTCTTTGAAGTTTACCGGAATGATGAGATTACAGTGGAGGAGTTGAAAAG GATGAATCCAAGAGGAATCTTGATATCCCCAGGGCCCG GTACACCCCAGGATTCTGGGATATCGTTGCAAACCGTACTGGAACTTGGACCTATTGTACCTGTATTTGGTGTGTGTATGGGTTTGCAATGCATTGGAGAGGCTTTTGGCG GGAAAGTTGTGCGTTCACCTTCTGGTGTCATGCATGGAAAGAGTTCTCTCGTGTATTATGATGAGAAGGAGGAAGACAGCTTGTTTGCTGGGTTATCAAA CCCATTCGTTGCTGGTAGATATCACAGCCTTGTGATCGAGAAGGAAAGTTTTCCTGATGACGAACTTGTGATTACTGCATGGACAGAGGATGGACTGGTAATGGCTGCTCGTCATAAGAAATATAAGCACCTACAG GGGGTTCAGTTCCATCCCGAAAGCATTATAAGCACTGAAGGCAAGACGATTGTCCGCAATTTTGTTAAACAgatagaaagaagagaagctGAATCCCAGAATTGA